In a genomic window of Rhinoderma darwinii isolate aRhiDar2 unplaced genomic scaffold, aRhiDar2.hap1 Scaffold_648, whole genome shotgun sequence:
- the LOC142727699 gene encoding metalloproteinase inhibitor 1-like, whose amino-acid sequence MFSLVVLTILGCLSKEAWSCSCGPRHPQTVYCDSPIVFRAKFIGQKDSAEREHWNEFEVKATKIFKAPKELEDIQFIYSPKMESLCGYQHSTTDKSKEFLVAATIVDNKVYINSCSFVVPWASLTMGQKRGFLQVYAKHCECQVKQCFSLPCQVDNDLQCLWTDPLMRKKSLYSGYQATTWACVNDGKGLCIWNSLKSRTYAPATTTTTATTTRNTTAQ is encoded by the exons ATGTTCTCCCTGGTGGTGCTGACGATTTTAGGATGCTTGAGCAAAGAAGCGTGGTCCTGTTCATGCGGCCCCCGTCACCCCCAAACTGTCTACTGTGACTCACCTATCG TGTTCCGGGCAAAGTTCATCGGACAGAAAGACAGCGCGGAGCGGGAACATTGGAACGAGTTCGAGGTTAAAGCCACCAAG ATATTCAAGGCTCCTAAAGAACTCGAAGACATCCAGTTCATCTACAGCCCAAAGATGGAGAGCCTGTGCGGCTACCAGCACTCCACAACCGACAAGAGCAAGGAGTTCCTGGTCGCCG CGACCATCGTGGACAATAAGGTTTATATCAACAGCTGTAGCTTTGTGGTGCCATGGGCCTCCCTGACCATGGGCCAGAAGAGGGGCTTCCTGCAGGTGTATGCCAAGCACTGTGAATGCCag GTCAAGCAATGCTTCAGTCTGCCATGTCAGGTGGACAATGATCTCCAGTGTCTCTGGACTGACCCACTGATGAGAAAGAAGTCTCTGTACTCCGGTTATCAGGCTACAACCTGGGCCTGTGTGAACGATGGCAAGGGTCTGTGCATCTGGAATAGCTTGAAGTCTCGTACATACGCCCccgccaccaccacaaccaccgccACCACCACCAGAAACACTACAGCCCAATAG